Proteins encoded within one genomic window of Amorphoplanes friuliensis DSM 7358:
- a CDS encoding DUF998 domain-containing protein produces the protein MPFQKRTFFRVGVVLILTAAFLAACLDNVAALVPESWRWPARFLLGMAATAGLARIMRRRIRRFASRLPQELSTRAGCGPSKREIYESADRVRERYAPGPLTGPDTARSDEQFSAIDLFAHLLVDGMHVTRVGEDVRVTGDMLVNDVTIEVSLEALQRLRQLPDEGKVVIPILRRKELMLESFEARDGADNRLAHLPQHLTDGLLAWAIKGLFQLAYAPDHELTTTQNSKLYRLIGLICRTDIIDPAEFEVAYTAIVGNTGGTGADDPQLLRSICGYFAGNTVSAVEVDVAEAEQIYVRFQDITTNNRLASSHDRHRTRLGIRPYRYRIPINLAYYAHIYDLSVTGHESHFVFKHYLVESAGQTVNEVLPSHLATEPGMGLRLDRNQGIPHTGLHIRGLNRAVARNLECVAEFEEIPPGALRRTLVISAVCSFVMLAFAFAMPNAVSDSKGTDLAALLLAVPGFAATLVGISTDRVQQSSLTTFIGLVVSASISFAASLLYVLQTLLWRESPQLRLSILGVVKLPSGDVVWMVFAALSICTTVYLTVEGTYRMHRYLAALRRRLTPSNAQA, from the coding sequence TTGCCGTTCCAGAAGCGAACATTTTTTCGGGTCGGTGTCGTCCTGATACTGACCGCCGCATTCCTCGCCGCATGCTTGGACAACGTGGCGGCCCTGGTTCCTGAATCATGGCGCTGGCCTGCCCGTTTCCTGTTGGGCATGGCGGCCACGGCGGGCCTGGCGCGGATCATGCGGCGGCGTATCCGGCGATTTGCGAGCCGGTTGCCGCAGGAGTTGAGCACCCGGGCGGGCTGCGGACCGTCGAAACGCGAAATATACGAAAGCGCGGACAGGGTGCGGGAAAGATATGCGCCGGGTCCGCTCACCGGACCGGACACCGCCCGGTCCGACGAGCAGTTCTCAGCCATCGACCTGTTCGCCCATCTGCTCGTCGACGGCATGCACGTCACCCGCGTCGGTGAGGACGTCCGGGTCACCGGCGACATGCTCGTCAACGACGTCACCATCGAGGTCTCGCTGGAGGCACTGCAACGGCTGCGTCAACTGCCGGACGAGGGCAAGGTCGTCATACCCATCCTGCGTCGCAAGGAGCTGATGCTGGAGAGTTTCGAGGCCCGCGACGGCGCCGACAACCGCCTTGCGCACCTGCCGCAGCACCTCACCGACGGCCTGCTGGCATGGGCGATCAAAGGACTCTTCCAACTCGCCTACGCACCCGACCACGAGCTGACCACGACGCAGAACAGCAAGCTGTACCGCCTCATCGGCCTGATCTGCCGCACCGACATCATCGACCCCGCGGAGTTCGAGGTCGCTTACACGGCGATCGTCGGGAACACCGGAGGGACCGGCGCCGACGATCCCCAGCTCCTGCGCTCGATCTGCGGTTATTTCGCCGGCAACACCGTCTCCGCGGTCGAGGTCGATGTGGCCGAGGCAGAACAGATCTACGTGCGTTTTCAGGACATCACCACGAACAATCGGCTGGCCAGCAGTCACGATCGGCACCGCACGCGACTGGGAATCCGGCCCTACCGGTACCGCATTCCCATCAACCTGGCTTATTACGCGCACATCTACGATCTGAGCGTGACCGGGCACGAATCCCATTTTGTGTTCAAGCACTATTTGGTGGAGTCGGCGGGGCAGACGGTCAACGAGGTGTTGCCCTCACATCTCGCGACCGAACCGGGCATGGGACTCCGGCTGGACCGCAATCAAGGAATTCCGCACACCGGACTTCACATCCGCGGCTTGAACCGGGCGGTGGCACGTAATCTCGAATGCGTCGCGGAATTCGAGGAGATACCTCCCGGCGCCCTGCGCCGCACGCTGGTCATCTCCGCGGTGTGCTCCTTTGTGATGCTCGCGTTCGCCTTTGCCATGCCGAACGCGGTGAGCGACAGCAAAGGCACCGATCTGGCCGCATTGCTGCTGGCGGTGCCCGGCTTCGCCGCAACCCTGGTAGGCATCTCCACCGACCGCGTGCAGCAGTCGTCGCTGACCACTTTCATCGGGCTGGTGGTCTCCGCGTCGATCTCCTTCGCCGCGTCCCTGCTCTACGTTCTGCAGACCTTGTTGTGGCGGGAGTCTCCCCAGCTCCGGTTGTCCATTCTGGGAGTGGTGAAATTGCCATCCGGCGATGTGGTCTGGATGGTTTTTGCCGCCCTCTCGATCTGCACGACGGTTTATCTCACAGTGGAGGGCACTTATCGCATGCACCGCTATCTGGCCGCGCTGCGGCGCCGTCTCACCCCGAGTAACGCGCAAGCCTGA